One window of the Acinetobacter equi genome contains the following:
- a CDS encoding acyl-CoA dehydrogenase C-terminal domain-containing protein, protein MPAYKTPLRDIRFLMNEVFDFNSHYQTLSNGEYADKETVDMILEGAADFCENVLSPLNQSGDEEGCYFENGEVKTPKGFKEAYDQFVQGGWQGLSYPEEFGGQNLPMSLNLIKSEMMGTANWSFQMYPGLSVGCINTFLQFGSDEQKKTYLPHLVAGTWSGTMCLTEPQCGTDLGQVKTKAELNKDGSYAISGTKIFISAGEHDLTENIIHIVLARLPDAPAGTKGISLFIVPKFLPTEDGGIGERNPVTCGSIEHKMGIQASATAVLNFDNATGYLIGEPNKGLHAMFTFMNTARIGTAIQGLAHAELSFQGALPYAKERMSMRALSGKKDPEQVADKIIHHADVRRMLLTQKAIAEGGRSMIYYAAQLADKMNDALLRGDTAAFEEHDAHLGFYTPILKGFLTELGFEAANHGMQVYGGHGYIKEWGMEQIVRDARIATLYEGTTGVQALDLIGRKVLLSSKGKVIRDYTAEILKFCGQHAPNKYMRRFAWDLTKLCAQWNTLTVRLMLAARKDRDIVSAASVDFLMFSGYVMMAYFWAQQAAIASSKLASGTGAEVPEFYKAKIKVADFYFEKILPRTQGHAESMVNPSKTMTSLAAEHFSFDY, encoded by the coding sequence ATGCCAGCATATAAAACACCACTTCGCGATATTCGCTTTTTAATGAATGAAGTTTTTGATTTTAACTCACACTATCAAACGCTATCTAATGGCGAATATGCAGATAAAGAAACAGTTGACATGATTTTAGAAGGTGCCGCTGACTTCTGTGAAAATGTCCTGTCTCCACTTAATCAATCAGGTGATGAAGAAGGTTGCTACTTTGAAAATGGTGAAGTTAAAACACCAAAAGGTTTCAAAGAAGCTTATGACCAATTTGTACAAGGTGGATGGCAAGGTCTATCCTATCCTGAAGAGTTTGGTGGACAAAATCTACCAATGTCGTTAAATCTAATTAAATCTGAAATGATGGGAACTGCAAATTGGTCATTTCAAATGTATCCTGGCTTAAGTGTTGGCTGTATTAACACCTTCTTACAATTTGGCTCAGACGAACAAAAAAAAACTTACCTTCCTCATTTAGTTGCGGGTACTTGGTCTGGAACAATGTGTTTAACTGAACCACAATGTGGTACAGATTTAGGACAAGTCAAAACAAAAGCTGAATTAAATAAAGATGGCTCATATGCAATTTCTGGTACTAAAATTTTCATCTCTGCTGGTGAACACGATTTAACAGAAAATATTATTCATATTGTCCTTGCTCGTTTACCGGATGCACCTGCTGGTACAAAAGGAATTTCTTTATTTATTGTACCTAAATTTTTACCTACTGAAGATGGTGGAATTGGGGAACGTAATCCTGTTACATGTGGTTCAATTGAGCACAAAATGGGAATTCAAGCATCTGCTACAGCAGTACTCAATTTTGACAATGCAACAGGTTATCTAATTGGTGAACCTAATAAAGGTTTGCACGCGATGTTCACCTTTATGAATACGGCTCGTATTGGTACAGCAATTCAAGGTTTAGCACATGCTGAACTTTCATTCCAAGGAGCTTTACCTTACGCAAAAGAACGCATGTCTATGCGTGCTCTTTCTGGCAAAAAAGATCCCGAACAAGTTGCTGATAAAATTATCCATCATGCTGATGTACGTCGTATGTTACTGACACAAAAGGCAATTGCTGAAGGTGGTCGTTCTATGATTTATTATGCCGCACAATTGGCAGATAAAATGAACGATGCATTACTTCGTGGTGATACAGCTGCTTTTGAAGAACATGATGCACACTTAGGTTTTTATACACCTATTTTAAAAGGCTTTTTAACTGAACTTGGTTTTGAAGCCGCAAACCATGGTATGCAAGTTTATGGCGGGCATGGCTATATCAAAGAATGGGGTATGGAACAAATTGTACGAGATGCTCGTATTGCTACATTATATGAAGGTACTACAGGCGTTCAAGCACTTGATTTAATTGGACGTAAAGTTTTGCTTTCATCCAAAGGTAAAGTTATTCGTGATTATACTGCAGAAATTTTAAAATTCTGCGGTCAACATGCACCTAATAAATATATGCGTCGTTTTGCTTGGGACTTAACAAAACTTTGTGCTCAATGGAACACCTTGACTGTACGTTTAATGCTTGCAGCACGTAAAGACCGCGATATCGTTTCAGCTGCTTCTGTTGATTTCCTAATGTTCTCAGGTTATGTCATGATGGCTTACTTTTGGGCTCAACAGGCCGCTATTGCTTCTTCCAAATTAGCATCAGGAACTGGTGCTGAAGTACCAGAATTCTATAAAGCTAAAATTAAAGTTGCTGATTTTTACTTCGAGAAAATTCTTCCACGTACACAAGGTCATGCTGAGTCTATGGTAAATCCTTCTAAAACAATGACATCTCTTGCAGCAGAACATTTCAGTTTTGATTACTAA
- a CDS encoding outer membrane protein, with product MKKIFLLANVLLVSTSTFAFTDNYYASVKVAYTDQKAKSMDTSLRPGIGQFVAGDDKQHVTTPTIALGYDYQNNWRTEVEYSFEKDFEYTSGSTTFPTSFNHHKVKTQSMFLNAYRDVEVYENVSLFGSVGLGVAKVKSSGWQGNETRQYASNTDTNLAYSIGAGVSYNPIQQVNVDLGYRYVDLGKVESGMNVFNNARGLQDEQMKAHLEKNEFYLGVRYKF from the coding sequence ATGAAAAAAATTTTCCTTTTAGCGAATGTATTATTAGTTTCAACATCAACATTTGCTTTCACTGATAACTACTATGCTTCTGTAAAAGTAGCTTATACAGATCAAAAAGCAAAAAGCATGGATACTAGTTTACGTCCAGGTATTGGTCAATTTGTTGCTGGTGATGACAAGCAACATGTAACAACTCCAACAATTGCACTTGGTTATGATTATCAAAACAATTGGAGAACAGAAGTAGAATATTCATTCGAAAAAGATTTTGAATATACGAGTGGATCTACGACTTTCCCAACAAGCTTTAATCATCATAAAGTTAAAACACAAAGTATGTTCTTAAATGCTTACCGTGATGTTGAGGTTTATGAAAATGTATCATTATTTGGTTCAGTTGGTTTAGGTGTAGCGAAAGTTAAATCTAGCGGTTGGCAAGGTAATGAAACTCGTCAATATGCTTCAAATACAGATACTAACTTGGCTTATAGCATTGGTGCAGGTGTAAGCTATAACCCAATTCAACAAGTAAATGTTGATCTTGGCTACCGTTATGTAGACTTAGGTAAAGTGGAAAGTGGTATGAACGTTTTCAATAATGCTCGTGGTTTACAAGATGAGCAAATGAAAGCTCACCTAGAGAAGAATGAATTCTATCTTGGTGTACGCTATAAATTCTAA
- a CDS encoding GNAT family N-acetyltransferase, producing MTTILRKLKEQDYSQWLVLWKAYQHFYQVSSHDELSQLTFNRLIQRSNEMGCFIVENKGQLIGFVHYIYHLSTWTEGQYCYLQDLFVMKNQRAQGLGKQLIEAVYVEAESQKCTRVYWLTHKDNHIARKLYNNIAENVGFIQYRKNIS from the coding sequence ATGACAACAATCTTACGAAAATTGAAAGAACAAGATTATTCACAATGGCTTGTGCTTTGGAAAGCGTATCAACATTTTTATCAGGTCAGTTCACATGATGAGCTTTCACAGCTTACTTTCAATCGTCTGATTCAACGTTCAAATGAAATGGGATGTTTTATTGTTGAGAATAAAGGGCAATTAATTGGTTTTGTTCATTATATTTATCACCTTTCTACATGGACAGAAGGGCAATATTGTTATTTGCAAGATTTATTCGTGATGAAAAACCAACGTGCACAAGGTTTAGGTAAACAATTAATTGAAGCAGTATATGTAGAAGCAGAGTCACAAAAATGTACACGTGTTTACTGGTTGACTCATAAGGATAATCATATAGCGAGAAAACTTTATAATAATATTGCTGAAAATGTTGGTTTTATTCAATATCGAAAAAATATAAGTTAA
- the hemW gene encoding radical SAM family heme chaperone HemW: protein MAELNPTLIPLSLYIHMPWCVRKCPYCDFNSHAVPDGKLSLDLEQEYLHALVEDFKTQVEFAQGRKIHSVFIGGGTPSLISAVGYQWLFTQLKAILSFEDQCEITLEANPGTVEHDPFAGYLAAGINRLSLGVQSFNTDHLKALGRIHSNEDAISAIHHAKDAGFQRINVDLMHGLPEQTLDQALNDLKLAVENGATHISWYQLTIEPNTVFFRTKPILPVDDVLEAIQEQGEAYLRANGFINYEVSAWRKELPSTHNLNYWQFGDYLAIGAGAHGKVTQFDGVYRFQKTRLPKDYLAKVPAEHLQFKRIEDVDMPFEFMMNALRLNHGVAAKLYRERTGLELATLYELLESLRQRQLMENDVERLSCTEQGHIFLNSVLEEFL from the coding sequence TTGGCTGAGTTAAATCCTACACTTATTCCTTTATCTTTATATATTCATATGCCTTGGTGTGTGCGTAAGTGCCCATATTGTGATTTTAATTCGCATGCGGTACCTGATGGAAAATTATCCTTAGATTTAGAACAAGAATATTTACATGCCTTGGTTGAAGATTTTAAAACACAGGTTGAATTTGCTCAGGGGCGAAAAATTCATAGTGTATTTATTGGTGGAGGAACCCCATCTCTAATTTCTGCGGTGGGCTATCAATGGTTGTTTACTCAGTTAAAAGCAATTTTGTCATTTGAAGATCAATGTGAGATTACTTTAGAAGCAAATCCTGGGACTGTTGAGCATGATCCATTTGCTGGATATTTAGCGGCTGGTATTAATCGATTATCACTAGGTGTACAGAGCTTTAACACAGATCATCTAAAAGCATTAGGGCGAATTCATTCTAATGAAGATGCAATTTCTGCGATTCATCATGCAAAAGATGCTGGATTTCAGCGAATTAATGTTGACTTAATGCACGGTTTACCAGAGCAAACATTAGATCAAGCTTTAAATGATTTAAAGCTCGCAGTTGAAAATGGTGCAACGCATATTTCTTGGTATCAACTTACGATTGAACCCAACACTGTTTTTTTCCGTACAAAGCCAATTCTACCAGTAGATGATGTATTAGAAGCTATTCAAGAACAAGGTGAAGCTTATTTAAGAGCCAATGGTTTTATTAATTATGAAGTATCAGCATGGCGTAAAGAATTACCATCTACACATAATTTAAACTATTGGCAATTTGGTGATTATTTGGCAATTGGTGCTGGAGCTCATGGAAAAGTAACACAGTTTGATGGTGTTTATCGCTTTCAGAAAACACGTTTACCAAAGGATTACTTAGCAAAGGTGCCAGCTGAACACTTGCAGTTTAAGCGGATTGAAGATGTAGATATGCCATTTGAATTTATGATGAATGCATTGCGTTTAAATCATGGCGTTGCAGCAAAACTTTATAGAGAACGGACAGGATTAGAATTAGCAACTTTATATGAATTATTAGAATCTTTGCGGCAACGTCAATTAATGGAAAATGATGTTGAAAGATTATCTTGTACAGAGCAGGGACATATTTTTTTAAACTCTGTATTAGAAGAATTCTTGTAA
- a CDS encoding DMT family transporter, whose product MMKMYGLLFLLIPLAIGIGVALTLQTAINSQLKEYLSSHLQTALFSFLIGTIALCCLVFIENSEKPNLHQILTIPWYLWLGGYLGAYAITVSIFSAPKLGFLSFSGLVIFGQIMTSMILDHYGFLGVDKTPIHWQRFLGGVVIFIGVLLTLQR is encoded by the coding sequence ATGATGAAAATGTATGGATTACTCTTTTTACTTATTCCATTAGCAATAGGAATTGGCGTTGCTTTGACATTGCAAACAGCGATTAATAGTCAACTTAAAGAATATCTATCCTCACATCTACAAACTGCACTTTTCTCATTTTTGATTGGTACAATAGCACTTTGTTGTTTAGTATTTATCGAAAATTCTGAGAAGCCTAATCTACATCAAATTCTAACAATACCTTGGTATTTATGGCTTGGTGGTTACTTAGGAGCCTATGCAATTACAGTAAGTATCTTTTCTGCTCCCAAACTTGGTTTTCTTAGCTTTTCAGGATTAGTGATTTTTGGTCAAATTATGACTTCTATGATTTTAGATCATTATGGATTTTTAGGTGTTGATAAAACACCCATTCATTGGCAACGTTTTCTAGGTGGTGTAGTGATTTTTATTGGTGTGCTTCTCACTTTACAACGCTAA
- a CDS encoding MATE family efflux transporter, translating to MIPILVTQFAQAGFGLIDTIMAGHLSAHDLAAIAVGVGLWIPIMLLFSGIMIATTPLVAEAYGAKTPEKIATIARQSLWVALILGIIAGLILQAMPLLLPFLGIPENLLPKASLFLHAIGFGMPAVTMYAALRGYSEALGHPRPVTVISLIALVALIPLNFIFMHGLGPIPALGSAGCGFATAILQWLMLIALAIYILKASSYKKTQPLKTFEKIDTFWVKRILKLGLPIGLAIFFEVSLFSTAAIVLSPLGEITIAAHQIAMSLTSILFMIPMSLAIALTIRIGIHYGEKNIVAMRKVQVIGLLTATILALISMTFLWCLRPEIIALYTQDYAVAEIAMHLILFAIAYQLMDSWQVSAAGCLRGMQDTKAPMWITMIAYWIVAFPIGVYLVRYTDTGAGGVWIGLIIGLTVACTLLLTRLYANNKKLNQQFNIS from the coding sequence ATGATTCCTATTTTAGTCACTCAATTTGCCCAAGCAGGTTTTGGTCTTATTGATACAATTATGGCAGGTCACTTATCTGCTCATGATTTAGCAGCTATTGCTGTTGGTGTTGGTTTATGGATTCCAATCATGCTACTTTTTAGCGGTATTATGATTGCAACAACACCACTTGTTGCAGAAGCATATGGTGCAAAGACACCTGAAAAAATTGCAACAATTGCTCGTCAATCTTTATGGGTTGCTTTAATTCTTGGGATTATTGCAGGACTCATTTTACAAGCTATGCCACTTCTCTTGCCTTTTTTAGGAATACCTGAAAACCTGTTACCAAAGGCAAGTCTGTTTTTACATGCCATAGGTTTTGGGATGCCTGCTGTCACTATGTATGCTGCACTTAGAGGTTATTCTGAAGCTTTGGGGCATCCTAGACCTGTAACTGTCATTAGCCTTATTGCTCTTGTCGCATTAATTCCTCTTAATTTTATTTTTATGCATGGTCTCGGACCTATTCCTGCTTTAGGTTCAGCTGGATGTGGTTTTGCAACAGCAATTTTACAATGGCTCATGTTAATTGCTCTTGCAATTTATATTTTAAAAGCATCATCTTATAAAAAAACACAGCCATTAAAAACATTCGAAAAAATAGATACTTTTTGGGTAAAACGAATTTTAAAACTTGGCTTACCAATTGGTTTAGCTATATTTTTTGAAGTCAGCTTATTTAGTACAGCAGCTATTGTATTAAGCCCATTAGGAGAAATTACAATCGCAGCTCATCAAATTGCAATGTCATTGACATCTATTTTATTTATGATTCCAATGTCGTTAGCAATTGCTTTAACCATTCGTATTGGCATTCATTATGGTGAAAAAAATATCGTTGCGATGCGTAAAGTTCAAGTTATTGGTCTTTTAACTGCAACAATTCTCGCCTTGATTTCAATGACATTCTTATGGTGTTTAAGACCTGAAATTATTGCATTATATACACAAGACTATGCTGTTGCAGAAATTGCAATGCATCTTATTTTATTTGCAATTGCTTACCAACTTATGGATTCATGGCAAGTCAGTGCAGCCGGCTGTTTAAGAGGCATGCAGGATACTAAAGCACCTATGTGGATTACAATGATTGCATATTGGATTGTTGCTTTTCCAATTGGTGTCTATTTAGTTCGATATACAGACACTGGAGCTGGTGGTGTATGGATTGGCCTTATTATTGGTTTAACTGTCGCTTGTACACTTTTACTTACTCGTTTATACGCCAACAATAAAAAACTCAATCAACAATTTAATATTTCATAA
- a CDS encoding DUF1737 domain-containing protein: MKVYRFITGKDDAKFCARVTKALNEGYELYGLPTMTFNGTDVIVGQAVMKEQVEEADVPQGLKDELEKL, translated from the coding sequence ATGAAAGTTTATCGTTTTATTACAGGTAAAGATGATGCAAAATTTTGTGCACGTGTAACAAAAGCATTAAATGAAGGTTATGAGCTATATGGCTTACCTACGATGACTTTTAATGGAACAGATGTCATTGTTGGACAGGCGGTGATGAAAGAACAAGTTGAGGAAGCAGATGTTCCTCAAGGTTTAAAAGATGAATTAGAAAAATTATAA
- a CDS encoding ABC1 kinase family protein, translating to MAKSASTPGRRFMKLASMTASITTKTVSNSLKNLTANEEQKNAARSQLFQEIGLQIANTLGEMKGAVMKVGQIASQYKDIFPPEVAKAIAKLQRQAPPMPFSEIKTQIEKELGKPLNEIFKSFDETPFAAASIGQVHKAILPSGEQVVVKVQYPGVDEACESDLKQVRLALRLMGVIKIDRKLQDKLFTEIQESLDNELNYQIEAQNLEVARTFHAALDSKILIPRVFKEYSTRHILTLSFEPGESIETASTWSLTLRNELGKRLFKAMGQEIFFLKRFHCDPHPGNFAFREDGTVIVYDYGGVKVLSNEIVQNFKSLIQASRKHDIPTIEQKLDALQSITEQGKFPTELYEAWLDVLLRPLTGTYDFEENSAHHDGVELVKSSLKYWDVFKPSPDTLMVNRTVSGHYWNLIHLKVHDDLTDIFEELVPPQS from the coding sequence ATGGCAAAATCGGCAAGTACACCCGGTCGTCGCTTTATGAAACTTGCAAGTATGACAGCAAGTATCACCACTAAAACGGTATCAAACTCACTAAAAAATTTGACTGCAAATGAAGAACAAAAAAATGCAGCACGTAGTCAACTTTTTCAAGAAATAGGCTTACAAATTGCCAACACATTAGGTGAGATGAAAGGCGCTGTTATGAAAGTGGGACAGATTGCCTCACAATATAAAGATATATTTCCACCTGAAGTTGCAAAAGCAATTGCTAAATTACAGCGCCAAGCTCCCCCCATGCCTTTTTCTGAAATAAAAACTCAAATTGAAAAAGAGCTTGGAAAACCTTTAAATGAAATTTTTAAAAGCTTTGATGAAACGCCTTTTGCCGCAGCCTCTATTGGTCAAGTGCATAAAGCAATCCTACCAAGTGGCGAACAAGTCGTTGTAAAAGTGCAATATCCTGGTGTTGATGAAGCTTGTGAAAGTGATTTAAAACAAGTTCGTTTAGCATTACGCTTAATGGGTGTAATTAAAATAGATCGAAAGCTACAAGATAAACTGTTTACAGAAATTCAAGAAAGCCTAGATAATGAGCTAAACTATCAAATTGAAGCACAAAATTTAGAAGTAGCTCGTACATTTCATGCCGCTTTAGATAGCAAAATACTTATTCCTCGTGTATTCAAAGAATATTCTACTCGCCATATTTTAACACTTAGTTTTGAACCTGGTGAAAGCATTGAAACTGCAAGTACATGGTCTCTCACATTACGTAATGAACTTGGAAAACGACTTTTCAAAGCCATGGGACAAGAGATTTTCTTCTTAAAACGTTTCCATTGTGATCCCCATCCTGGAAATTTTGCTTTTAGAGAAGATGGGACTGTCATTGTTTATGATTATGGTGGTGTAAAAGTTTTATCAAATGAAATTGTTCAAAATTTTAAATCACTTATTCAAGCCTCTAGAAAACATGATATTCCAACCATAGAACAAAAATTAGATGCTCTACAATCCATTACGGAACAGGGGAAATTTCCAACCGAGCTTTATGAAGCATGGTTGGATGTTTTACTGCGACCTTTAACTGGAACATATGATTTTGAAGAAAATTCAGCTCATCATGATGGTGTTGAATTGGTAAAATCATCTTTAAAATATTGGGATGTCTTTAAACCCTCACCTGATACATTAATGGTTAATCGAACCGTATCTGGTCATTACTGGAATTTAATTCATTTAAAAGTTCATGATGATCTCACTGATATTTTTGAAGAACTTGTTCCACCACAATCTTAG
- a CDS encoding type B 50S ribosomal protein L31 encodes MRPNIHPEYREVLFHDTNADAYFLIGSTLKTAQTKEYEGNIYPYVSLDISSASHPFYTGEQRQVNNEGRIANFNKRFQRFKRSH; translated from the coding sequence ATGCGTCCAAATATTCATCCAGAATATCGTGAAGTTTTATTCCATGATACGAATGCCGATGCTTATTTCTTAATTGGAAGCACTTTAAAAACGGCTCAAACAAAAGAATATGAAGGGAACATTTACCCTTATGTGAGTTTAGATATTTCAAGTGCATCTCACCCATTTTATACGGGTGAACAGCGTCAGGTTAATAATGAAGGGCGAATTGCAAACTTTAATAAACGCTTCCAACGTTTCAAACGCTCACATTAA
- the crcB gene encoding fluoride efflux transporter CrcB, whose translation MNWLLVACGGAIGASFRYGVSLWLAKPSGVFPWSTWSVNLFGCFLAGVFFAFSQKYIFLQTEARLFLMVGILGGFTTFSSFGLETFTLLKQGNISIALVYVMSSLIIGILLLAFGFYIFNSVLHTR comes from the coding sequence ATGAATTGGCTTTTAGTTGCATGTGGGGGAGCAATTGGCGCTAGTTTTCGCTATGGCGTCAGTTTATGGCTAGCTAAGCCAAGTGGTGTATTTCCATGGTCAACATGGTCAGTCAATTTATTCGGATGCTTTTTAGCAGGTGTTTTTTTTGCATTTTCACAAAAGTACATATTCTTACAAACTGAAGCTCGACTATTTTTAATGGTGGGCATCTTAGGTGGTTTCACTACATTTTCTAGTTTTGGTTTGGAAACTTTTACGCTATTAAAACAAGGGAATATAAGTATTGCTTTGGTTTATGTTATGAGTAGTCTTATTATTGGTATTTTATTATTAGCATTTGGTTTTTATATTTTTAATAGCGTATTACATACACGCTAA
- a CDS encoding HopJ type III effector protein codes for MAHELLAKLKAGEAKFSDVIAHIDAHFHHTPTAFRNGLQQNAATENQGSAKVFTFAKLNELDQEQTLTLFAEHYAAVIATPDATDHQNIRQFMVNGWDGIAFEGTALSIK; via the coding sequence ATGGCTCACGAACTATTAGCAAAACTCAAGGCTGGAGAAGCAAAGTTTTCCGACGTTATTGCACATATTGATGCTCATTTTCATCATACACCAACAGCATTTCGTAATGGTCTACAACAAAATGCTGCGACAGAAAATCAAGGCAGTGCCAAAGTATTTACATTTGCTAAACTAAATGAATTAGATCAAGAACAAACTTTAACTTTATTTGCTGAACATTATGCAGCTGTAATTGCAACACCTGATGCAACAGATCATCAAAATATTCGTCAATTTATGGTTAATGGTTGGGATGGTATTGCGTTTGAAGGTACTGCGCTCAGTATCAAATAA
- a CDS encoding protease inhibitor I42 family protein, which yields MKKIKLIVLLSLGCLFVGCSGMSSTVDGKTYIFTQQQKCPILLEMDVNQTVELTLKENPSTGYGWSLEDPLKLFKVEETYISDAKKTNDSAMLGQGGNKIFKFRAIQPGEEVIKIRHARAWENETSIDEWVCRIRIS from the coding sequence ATGAAAAAAATTAAATTAATTGTATTGTTATCTCTTGGATGTTTATTTGTGGGATGTTCAGGAATGAGTTCTACCGTAGATGGTAAAACGTATATTTTTACACAACAGCAAAAATGTCCAATATTATTAGAAATGGATGTTAATCAAACTGTAGAGTTGACATTAAAAGAAAATCCATCGACAGGTTATGGTTGGTCTTTAGAAGACCCATTGAAGCTATTTAAAGTTGAAGAAACATACATTTCAGACGCAAAAAAAACCAATGATTCAGCGATGCTTGGTCAAGGTGGTAATAAAATTTTTAAGTTTAGGGCAATACAGCCTGGTGAGGAAGTTATTAAAATTAGGCATGCTCGTGCTTGGGAAAATGAGACATCTATAGATGAATGGGTGTGTCGTATCCGTATTTCTTAA
- a CDS encoding Holliday junction resolvase-like protein, with protein sequence MSIWIAMLIGAGIGILITTLILSNSRNGRIKAEYEQYITELELKHQQDLTQAQKRSVNTSRAVLKGKMAEQLAPILPEFPYLPSDAKFLGDPIDYVIFNGYTDLRDGAGQVDDLEVILVDIKSGGARLTKGQQAIAEAIKQGRIRFETIRIDFKDE encoded by the coding sequence ATGTCCATTTGGATTGCAATGCTTATTGGTGCCGGAATTGGTATTTTAATTACGACACTTATTTTATCTAATTCAAGGAATGGACGTATTAAGGCAGAATATGAGCAATATATTACTGAACTAGAATTGAAACACCAACAAGATTTAACTCAGGCACAAAAAAGGAGTGTGAATACAAGTCGGGCAGTTTTGAAAGGGAAAATGGCAGAGCAGCTCGCACCGATTTTGCCTGAATTTCCATATTTACCGAGTGATGCAAAGTTTCTAGGAGATCCTATTGATTATGTGATTTTTAATGGATATACGGATCTTCGGGATGGTGCTGGTCAAGTAGATGATTTAGAAGTTATTTTAGTAGATATTAAAAGTGGTGGGGCACGATTAACGAAAGGGCAACAGGCAATTGCTGAAGCAATTAAACAAGGTCGAATTCGGTTTGAAACGATTCGAATTGATTTTAAAGATGAATGA
- a CDS encoding ParA family protein — protein sequence MKTILIANQKGGCGKTITAISLASALSQKGYQVALADADNQKSARQWLQQRPDSATKIASLDWRQNKSIGEVPKDIEYLIIDAPGALSSEKATSLIGEAHTIITPLQPSFFDIDSTRRFLKHLQDVKRIKKGKVEILLLANRVKPNIQASTDIQNFFEKVEQEPVAWISERTAYGQLAMQGLSIFDKTQKMYLAIQKQWQPVLNKIIDDPKNWF from the coding sequence ATGAAGACAATTTTAATTGCAAATCAAAAAGGTGGATGTGGAAAAACAATTACAGCGATTAGCCTCGCATCTGCGCTATCGCAAAAGGGTTATCAAGTAGCATTAGCCGATGCTGATAATCAAAAATCTGCTCGTCAATGGTTACAACAACGCCCAGATTCTGCCACTAAAATTGCAAGTTTAGATTGGAGACAAAATAAGTCAATTGGTGAAGTTCCTAAAGATATTGAATATTTAATTATTGATGCACCTGGTGCACTTTCAAGTGAGAAAGCGACTAGCTTAATTGGTGAAGCGCATACAATTATTACACCATTACAACCATCTTTTTTTGATATTGATAGTACGCGACGCTTTTTAAAACATTTGCAAGATGTTAAAAGAATTAAAAAAGGTAAAGTTGAAATTTTATTATTAGCTAACCGTGTTAAACCAAATATACAAGCTTCCACAGATATCCAAAACTTTTTTGAAAAAGTTGAACAAGAACCTGTCGCATGGATTTCTGAACGTACTGCTTATGGGCAATTAGCAATGCAAGGTTTAAGTATTTTTGATAAAACTCAAAAGATGTATTTAGCGATACAAAAACAGTGGCAACCTGTATTAAATAAGATCATTGATGATCCTAAAAATTGGTTTTAA